Proteins co-encoded in one Coregonus clupeaformis isolate EN_2021a chromosome 5, ASM2061545v1, whole genome shotgun sequence genomic window:
- the LOC121557900 gene encoding LOW QUALITY PROTEIN: 28S ribosomal protein S23, mitochondrial (The sequence of the model RefSeq protein was modified relative to this genomic sequence to represent the inferred CDS: inserted 1 base in 1 codon) translates to MAGSRLEKFGTVFTRDLMRSGVVKQSDKPIWYDVYKTFPPKKDPLYVRXVAKIYGKKEDAVPDIFYREDEIRAKLYEVYGTGPRAFDLSKSNFVSTCQRFVEMHTELESWGELEKQYALQHSAALFCGVRDQGSSVGHEADRHAGGTANRCNWRNTDTRRRDANTSTSDSTVGLCNMA, encoded by the exons ATGGCTGGAAGTCGACTTGAAAAATTCGGAACAGTGTTCACGCG aGATCTTATGCGTTCTGGAGTTGTCAAACAGTCTGACAAGCCCATTTGGTATGATGTATACAAGACCTTTCCACCCAAGAAAGACCCACTTTATGTCA CAGTGGCCAAGATCTATGGGAAGAAAGAAGATGCTGTGCCTGACATCTTCTACAGAGAGGATGAAATCAGAGC GAAATTATATGAGGTGTATGGAACAGGGCCCAGAGCTTTTGATCTCTCCAAATCCAACTTTGTTTCAACATGCCAAAG GTTTGTGGAGATGCACACAGAGTTAGAGAGCTGGGGAGAGCTGGAGAAACagtacgcacttcagcactcggcggccctgttct GTGGCGTCAGAGACCAGGGATCCAGTGTTGGGCATGAAGCTGACAGACATGCTGGCGGAACTGCAAACAGATGCAACTGGCGAAACACAGACACCAGGAGAAGAGACGCCAACACAAGCACCAGTGACTCCACAGTAGGCCTCTGCAACATGGCTTGA